In Haloimpatiens massiliensis, the following are encoded in one genomic region:
- the rimI gene encoding ribosomal protein S18-alanine N-acetyltransferase — protein MNDIIIKNISDEYIDTVLKINSLSFKDPWSKSSFTKELENKFAHYIVALIDDLVVGYVGIWAILDEAHIISIAVHPNYRGLGISFHLMNGIFDLCRNLGVKELTLEVRTSNVAAQNLYKKFDFKEEGIRKKYYSDGEDGLIMWNRNI, from the coding sequence ATGAATGATATAATAATAAAAAATATCTCAGATGAATATATTGACACAGTTCTTAAAATAAATTCACTTAGTTTTAAAGACCCTTGGTCTAAAAGCTCATTTACAAAAGAATTAGAGAATAAATTTGCTCACTATATAGTAGCCCTTATAGATGACTTAGTGGTGGGATATGTTGGTATATGGGCCATACTTGATGAAGCTCATATCATAAGCATAGCGGTGCACCCTAATTATCGCGGTTTAGGTATTTCATTTCACTTAATGAATGGTATTTTTGATTTATGTAGAAATCTTGGGGTAAAAGAACTAACATTAGAAGTTAGAACATCTAATGTTGCCGCTCAAAACTTATATAAGAAGTTTGACTTTAAAGAAGAGGGGATTAGAAAAAAATACTATTCCGATGGAGAAGACGGTTTAATAATGTGGAATAGAAATATATAA
- a CDS encoding undecaprenyl-diphosphate phosphatase, with protein sequence MDLVLILKAIITGIVEGITEFLPVSSTGHMIIVQNFINFNNDFSKMFAEVIQLGAILAIVVLYWNKIWKSLKNLAPGKWGFKLWLNIVVACIPSGVLGILFHKKIEEHLFSIPTVAAALVLGGIWMVYAENKHRKNYYTRDMDDVTLVQALKIGCFQCLALWPGMSRSASTIIGAWISGLSTVAAAEFSFFLAIPTMIGMSGISLLKYKAVLSISEIVALAAGFLVSFIVALIVVDKFMGYLQKKPMKVFAIYRIIIGILLLGLSFAHVITV encoded by the coding sequence ATGGACTTAGTACTTATATTAAAAGCTATTATAACAGGAATAGTTGAGGGGATAACAGAGTTTTTACCTGTATCATCTACTGGACATATGATAATAGTACAAAATTTTATAAATTTTAATAACGACTTTTCTAAAATGTTTGCTGAAGTCATTCAGTTAGGGGCTATATTAGCTATAGTGGTTTTATATTGGAATAAAATATGGAAATCACTTAAGAATCTTGCACCAGGAAAATGGGGATTTAAGCTTTGGTTAAATATTGTAGTTGCTTGTATTCCATCAGGAGTATTAGGAATTCTTTTTCATAAAAAAATAGAGGAACATCTATTTAGTATTCCAACTGTAGCAGCGGCATTGGTATTAGGCGGAATATGGATGGTATATGCTGAGAATAAGCATAGAAAGAATTACTATACTAGGGACATGGATGATGTGACACTAGTACAAGCACTTAAAATTGGTTGTTTTCAGTGTTTAGCACTTTGGCCAGGAATGTCTAGGTCTGCTTCTACTATAATAGGAGCTTGGATTAGTGGACTTTCTACAGTGGCAGCAGCAGAATTCTCTTTTTTCTTAGCAATACCTACTATGATAGGTATGTCAGGAATAAGTTTATTAAAATATAAAGCTGTATTAAGTATTTCAGAAATAGTGGCTTTAGCTGCAGGATTCTTAGTATCTTTTATAGTAGCATTAATTGTAGTGGACAAGTTTATGGGATATCTACAGAAAAAACCTATGAAAGTTTTTGCAATCTATAGAATAATAATTGGTATTTTATTATTAGGATTATCATTTGCACATGTTATTACAGTTTAG
- a CDS encoding YitT family protein: MKKIIKDYILLTAGCILFAIAISAILIPSKIGAGGVTGIATSLNQLFGLKVGMASLLINVPLFLFGFKLLGRKFAIRSGFIVFLSSILIDFLNLHYKFKPFDDVLLGSVFCGILIGVAIALIFMAGGSTGGLDISAKIISAKFPSLQLSTILLVEDILVYLLVAYVFGLNSVLYAFILSFTRTKTMDIIQEGISSTKQCIIICDNAENLVKEIQIKLLRGVTVLEAKGSYSNTDKKFIYVVIQKNELSQLKEIVRSVDPAAFTTVSPVTDILGKYRNQNEI; this comes from the coding sequence ATGAAGAAAATAATTAAAGATTATATTCTTTTAACTGCTGGTTGTATTTTATTTGCAATAGCTATATCAGCCATATTAATTCCTAGTAAAATAGGTGCTGGAGGAGTAACCGGTATTGCTACTTCCTTAAACCAGTTATTTGGTCTTAAAGTTGGTATGGCATCTTTATTAATAAATGTACCTTTATTTTTATTTGGTTTTAAATTATTAGGGAGAAAATTTGCTATAAGAAGTGGATTTATAGTTTTCCTTTCCTCTATACTTATAGATTTTTTAAATTTGCATTACAAATTTAAACCCTTTGATGATGTATTACTAGGCTCCGTATTTTGCGGAATACTAATAGGTGTAGCTATAGCTCTTATATTTATGGCTGGGGGCTCTACTGGAGGACTAGACATATCTGCTAAAATAATAAGCGCAAAATTTCCAAGCCTACAATTATCTACTATATTATTAGTGGAAGATATATTAGTTTATTTGCTAGTTGCCTATGTATTTGGACTAAATTCAGTACTATATGCATTTATATTAAGTTTTACTAGAACTAAAACTATGGATATTATTCAAGAAGGTATATCCTCAACTAAGCAATGTATAATAATCTGCGACAATGCTGAAAATTTAGTAAAAGAAATTCAAATAAAACTTTTAAGAGGTGTTACTGTACTAGAAGCTAAAGGAAGTTACTCTAACACAGATAAGAAATTTATTTATGTAGTAATACAAAAGAATGAATTATCACAACTCAAGGAAATTGTACGTTCCGTAGACCCTGCTGCATTTACTACTGTTTCACCAGTGACAGATATTCTTGGAAAATATAGAAATCAAAATGAAATATAA
- a CDS encoding transglutaminase domain-containing protein, with the protein MKNKFFKLLLMGLLVAIVAVAFNKYGFVKSNENKVNVEKWDNLYSEANIKFYYQDKEDMNIKKIEDTFKLKELIKNENDDLKKALVIMKWLSERVKYNPNSMSSEEFAIETIKKAKENAVTINDEDYCSIYTELATAAGLNVRKGELRVKEANKYKKKYNHFVCEVWSDKYNKWIMLDPANLHYITNKGEPISVMEVISKRDDNIEILGGSDSKKYMKNLKKYLYSYTIPIDNSIYGIRKSNSFITYINKGDLPEIYIKDSIIEPTIFTNKQVLFNISPKIKYQPEKVVKKDAVPTLIFSEQNSKKDKDKDKDKDKDNEKIQLYGGVFRDSVMVDKYYISVNAGKWKEVNKYFEITLLEGKNTIKLSMNKEKVQREVIINYNLQK; encoded by the coding sequence ATGAAGAATAAGTTTTTTAAACTTTTACTTATGGGATTATTAGTGGCCATAGTAGCAGTAGCTTTTAATAAATATGGATTTGTAAAGTCTAATGAGAATAAAGTTAATGTGGAGAAGTGGGACAATTTATACTCTGAGGCAAATATTAAATTTTATTATCAAGATAAAGAAGACATGAATATTAAAAAAATAGAGGACACTTTTAAACTTAAAGAGTTAATTAAAAATGAAAATGATGATTTGAAAAAAGCTTTAGTTATCATGAAGTGGCTAAGTGAAAGGGTGAAGTACAATCCTAATAGCATGAGTAGTGAAGAATTTGCTATTGAAACAATAAAAAAAGCTAAGGAAAATGCAGTAACTATAAATGACGAGGATTATTGTTCAATATATACAGAATTAGCAACAGCAGCTGGATTGAATGTAAGAAAGGGAGAATTAAGAGTTAAAGAAGCTAATAAATATAAGAAAAAGTATAATCATTTTGTATGTGAAGTGTGGAGTGATAAATATAATAAATGGATAATGTTAGATCCCGCTAATTTACACTATATAACTAACAAGGGAGAGCCTATAAGTGTAATGGAAGTTATAAGTAAGAGGGATGATAATATAGAAATATTAGGTGGAAGTGATTCTAAAAAGTATATGAAAAATTTAAAAAAATACTTATATTCATATACTATTCCTATAGATAATAGTATATATGGAATTAGAAAAAGTAATTCGTTTATAACCTATATAAATAAAGGAGATTTACCAGAGATTTATATAAAAGATTCTATAATAGAACCTACTATTTTTACTAATAAGCAAGTTTTATTTAATATTTCTCCTAAAATAAAATATCAACCTGAAAAAGTAGTGAAAAAAGATGCTGTTCCTACATTAATATTTTCAGAACAAAACAGTAAAAAGGATAAAGATAAAGATAAAGATAAAGATAAAGATAATGAGAAAATACAATTATATGGAGGGGTATTTAGAGATAGTGTAATGGTGGACAAATATTATATAAGTGTAAATGCTGGCAAGTGGAAAGAAGTAAATAAATATTTTGAAATAACCCTATTAGAAGGAAAAAATACAATAAAGCTTTCAATGAATAAAGAGAAGGTTCAGAGGGAAGTAATTATAAATTATAATTTACAAAAGTAA
- a CDS encoding ComEC/Rec2 family competence protein: MKIFKKFISVFLSIMFCAFLLVGCTNSNTNNSSSRDTKNTTNNTEETFKKSQDNILVHYINVGQGDSILIQVNNKNMLIDAGPRDSKDKLLSYLNKINVKKLDYFITTHPHEDHIGGASYVINSLDIANFYAPKKNHTTKTYKDMINSLKSKNLKIHVAKEGVSLDLGKDVICEMLSPTRSNYEELNNYSPIIKLKYKENKFLFTGDAEALVEKDVLSKKYDVSADVLKLGHHGSVSSTSAAFLKSVSPKIAISTCGKDNKYGHPHRETLSKLRKINCKLYRSDLDGNILVSGDGKNIEVTTKN, translated from the coding sequence ATGAAAATATTTAAAAAATTCATTTCTGTATTTTTATCAATTATGTTTTGTGCTTTTTTGCTAGTTGGATGCACTAATTCCAACACTAATAATTCATCTAGTAGAGATACTAAAAACACTACCAACAACACAGAAGAAACTTTTAAAAAATCTCAAGATAATATACTTGTACACTATATAAATGTAGGACAAGGTGATAGTATATTAATTCAAGTGAACAATAAAAACATGTTAATAGATGCTGGTCCTAGAGATAGTAAAGATAAACTTCTTTCCTATTTAAATAAAATTAATGTAAAAAAATTAGATTATTTTATAACTACTCATCCTCATGAAGATCATATAGGTGGAGCTAGTTATGTTATAAACTCCTTGGACATAGCTAATTTTTATGCTCCTAAAAAAAATCATACTACTAAAACCTACAAAGATATGATTAACTCACTAAAATCTAAAAACTTAAAAATTCATGTGGCCAAAGAAGGGGTATCCCTAGACTTAGGTAAGGATGTAATATGTGAAATGCTATCACCCACTAGAAGTAATTATGAAGAATTAAACAACTATTCACCTATAATAAAGCTAAAATATAAAGAGAATAAATTTCTCTTTACAGGAGATGCTGAAGCTTTAGTAGAAAAAGATGTATTATCTAAAAAATACGATGTATCCGCCGATGTTTTAAAACTTGGTCATCATGGTAGTGTTTCTTCTACTTCTGCAGCTTTTTTAAAAAGTGTTAGCCCTAAAATAGCTATATCCACTTGTGGAAAAGATAATAAATATGGCCATCCTCATAGGGAGACTTTATCTAAATTAAGAAAAATCAATTGTAAATTATATAGATCCGATTTAGATGGAAACATCCTCGTATCTGGAGATGGTAAAAACATAGAAGTAACTACAAAAAATTAA
- the tsaB gene encoding tRNA (adenosine(37)-N6)-threonylcarbamoyltransferase complex dimerization subunit type 1 TsaB, producing the protein MRILSIDSSTEVASCAVLEDAKVLGEITFNYKKQHSVILMPMIENLLQNIGLNINSIDGFVCSKGPGSFTGLRIGMATIKGLCQGLNKPLVSVSSLDSLANNLAYTSGLICPILDALRDNVYTALFTFHNGKLCRITDYMAIHIDELINIIKEKNSTVTFIGDGTYKFSSKLRNSLDQCFFAPTHLNIMNSASLGQLGMELFKENKTDDILTASPVYLRKSQAEREYEKKKE; encoded by the coding sequence ATGAGAATTTTAAGTATAGACTCTTCAACAGAAGTAGCAAGTTGCGCTGTACTTGAAGATGCTAAAGTTTTAGGAGAAATAACTTTTAATTATAAAAAACAACATTCAGTAATTCTTATGCCTATGATAGAAAATCTACTACAAAATATAGGTTTAAATATAAACTCTATAGATGGATTTGTTTGTTCAAAGGGACCTGGCTCATTTACTGGCTTAAGAATTGGAATGGCAACTATAAAAGGCCTTTGCCAAGGATTAAATAAACCTTTAGTGAGCGTATCTTCTTTAGATTCTCTTGCTAACAATTTAGCCTATACCTCTGGCTTAATATGCCCTATTTTAGACGCTTTAAGAGACAATGTTTATACCGCCCTATTTACATTCCATAACGGAAAATTGTGCAGAATAACTGATTACATGGCTATCCATATTGATGAATTAATAAATATTATAAAAGAAAAAAATTCTACAGTTACTTTTATAGGAGACGGCACTTACAAATTTTCATCTAAGTTAAGAAACTCTTTGGATCAGTGCTTTTTTGCTCCTACGCATTTGAATATAATGAATTCTGCCTCATTAGGCCAGTTAGGTATGGAACTTTTTAAAGAAAATAAGACTGATGATATATTAACTGCTAGTCCCGTCTATTTAAGAAAATCACAAGCTGAAAGAGAATATGAAAAAAAGAAGGAATAA
- a CDS encoding ABC transporter substrate-binding protein — protein MIFMKKNKQKTELTKEYEDENSKVLEGIYKINDKQKYQSILGEKVYVRSEGTLDITEQLIKSVEAINTQLDINSSNIAKTVDVSSEVGSFSEEVNASVQETLNVIGNMMKKADLGQASMDNLIKSIDIIKNTVFNMEEVLLQLSEKYSKIKGIVDTIKGIAKTTHLLSLNANIEAARAGEAGKGFVVVASEVKKLAENSSISADEIDKIIEEITDVTDKTLGIIKEGAEKVSQSTSIAGESKKSIDDLIESVDRTKAISQQIANAVREQTEKNQYMISVISEMVEGSERVKFFNEDISINAERQRAALNVLKETITNLNELSGNKNNVAKEKVKFNICFNKLETFDPLKATDMNTIGILSLINIGLVQFGTGTDIIGAIAKNWHLEEDNVTWDFQLRRGLKFHNGREVTARDVKFSFERLLSKKENSPNRWLLSAIKGAREFYQGKTHEVNGIVVYGDYNLKIVLEHPYSSFVNNLAHGSCAILPKEEISNMGRKPIGAGPFKFKEYRSEDEILVLEKVDKYALGEAMIDEINIIYSLEDTTKAFLDGNLDYIVVSPENIEKIRDKGFNINKKSCLGSRFITLNFQRNNPLINSKKARQAINYCVDREKIVREAMGGLEIENSGLIPPIILNGSKSVGYKRNMGMAKQLMAESGIKNGKLSLLVSRDGNTKYVHSAIARILKNNLQDIGIELSVNEVKGSEYYNKNNADKCDMLIYGWLGDSGTADNFMEPLIDLENPANRSRYNNPKLMEMINETKKINNPYKYRAMIEKIEKTIVEDAPYIFLSSICNNYAFGKNVKGLKVTPVSLINLQDVWKE, from the coding sequence ATGATATTTATGAAAAAAAATAAGCAAAAAACAGAATTAACTAAAGAGTATGAAGATGAGAATAGTAAAGTGTTAGAAGGGATATATAAAATCAATGATAAACAAAAGTATCAAAGTATACTTGGTGAAAAGGTTTACGTTAGGTCAGAGGGTACTTTAGATATTACAGAACAATTAATTAAATCTGTAGAGGCAATAAATACCCAATTAGATATAAACTCTAGTAATATAGCTAAAACTGTAGATGTGTCCTCAGAGGTAGGGTCTTTTTCAGAAGAGGTAAATGCTAGTGTACAGGAAACTTTAAATGTTATTGGCAACATGATGAAAAAGGCTGATTTAGGACAGGCATCCATGGATAATTTAATAAAAAGTATAGATATAATAAAAAATACTGTTTTTAATATGGAAGAAGTATTGCTTCAATTGTCTGAGAAATATAGTAAGATAAAGGGAATAGTAGATACTATAAAGGGCATAGCTAAAACGACTCATTTATTATCTTTAAATGCTAATATAGAAGCTGCTAGAGCTGGTGAAGCAGGGAAAGGGTTTGTTGTAGTAGCTAGCGAAGTTAAAAAATTGGCAGAAAATAGCTCTATATCAGCAGATGAAATAGATAAAATAATAGAGGAGATTACAGATGTTACAGATAAAACATTAGGAATTATAAAAGAGGGAGCAGAAAAAGTTTCTCAAAGTACTAGTATTGCTGGAGAAAGTAAGAAATCTATAGATGACTTAATAGAATCAGTAGATAGGACAAAGGCTATTTCACAGCAAATAGCAAATGCTGTTAGGGAGCAAACAGAAAAAAATCAATATATGATTTCTGTTATAAGTGAAATGGTGGAAGGAAGTGAGAGGGTAAAGTTTTTCAATGAAGACATATCCATAAACGCTGAAAGGCAAAGAGCTGCATTAAATGTTTTAAAGGAGACCATAACTAATTTGAATGAACTATCTGGGAATAAAAACAATGTAGCTAAGGAAAAAGTGAAATTTAATATATGTTTTAATAAATTGGAGACTTTTGACCCATTAAAAGCTACTGATATGAATACTATAGGAATACTATCTTTAATCAATATTGGATTAGTTCAATTTGGAACTGGCACAGATATAATAGGAGCAATAGCTAAAAACTGGCATTTGGAAGAAGACAATGTTACTTGGGATTTTCAGTTGAGAAGAGGATTAAAGTTCCATAATGGAAGAGAAGTAACTGCTAGAGATGTGAAGTTTTCATTTGAAAGGCTATTGAGTAAGAAAGAGAACTCACCTAATAGATGGTTATTAAGTGCGATTAAAGGAGCAAGGGAGTTCTACCAGGGAAAAACTCATGAAGTTAATGGTATAGTTGTGTATGGAGATTATAATTTAAAAATAGTATTAGAACATCCATACAGTTCTTTTGTAAATAATCTAGCTCATGGATCATGTGCAATACTTCCTAAGGAAGAAATAAGCAATATGGGCAGAAAACCTATTGGAGCTGGTCCTTTTAAATTTAAGGAATATAGAAGTGAAGATGAAATATTAGTATTAGAGAAAGTTGATAAATATGCTTTAGGTGAAGCTATGATAGATGAAATAAACATAATATACAGCTTAGAAGATACTACTAAGGCATTTTTGGATGGAAATTTAGATTATATAGTAGTTTCTCCTGAAAATATAGAAAAGATAAGAGATAAAGGATTTAATATAAATAAGAAGTCTTGTTTAGGTTCAAGGTTTATAACTTTGAACTTTCAGAGAAACAATCCACTGATAAATAGCAAGAAAGCTAGACAAGCTATTAATTACTGTGTTGATAGGGAAAAAATAGTTAGAGAAGCTATGGGAGGATTAGAAATAGAAAACAGTGGCTTAATACCACCTATAATATTAAATGGAAGTAAGTCTGTAGGATATAAAAGAAATATGGGAATGGCAAAACAACTTATGGCTGAAAGTGGGATTAAAAATGGAAAGTTATCTTTATTAGTATCAAGAGATGGAAATACTAAGTATGTTCATTCTGCTATAGCTAGAATTTTAAAAAATAATTTACAAGATATAGGAATAGAATTAAGTGTGAATGAGGTAAAAGGATCTGAATACTATAATAAAAACAATGCAGACAAGTGTGATATGTTAATTTATGGATGGTTAGGGGATTCAGGTACTGCGGATAACTTTATGGAACCATTGATAGATTTAGAAAACCCGGCAAATAGAAGTAGATATAATAATCCTAAATTAATGGAAATGATAAATGAAACTAAAAAAATAAATAATCCTTATAAATATAGAGCCATGATTGAAAAAATAGAAAAAACCATAGTAGAGGATGCTCCATATATATTTTTAAGCAGCATATGTAACAATTATGCTTTTGGTAAAAATGTAAAAGGCTTAAAAGTAACACCTGTAAGTTTAATCAATTTACAGGATGTTTGGAAGGAATAA
- a CDS encoding ECF transporter S component: MKNSKLNKNIKISLLAVIAFLLMFIEVSIPIFPEFLKIDISDLPALIGTFAFGPIAGVIIEFMKNVLHGLFASTTAFIGEFANFLVGSMMVITAGLIYNRKKDKKCAVIALIAGTLVMSLGAAIVNLLVLLPMYEKVLGFPISSVIGMSSKVNPKVINLGTLIIWAIIPFNLIKGAIVCVMTRLVYKSVSPILHKEQIKIANEDFEKNINNSIGNK; the protein is encoded by the coding sequence ATGAAAAACTCAAAATTAAACAAAAATATCAAAATATCATTATTAGCAGTAATAGCTTTTTTACTTATGTTTATTGAAGTATCAATACCTATATTCCCTGAGTTCCTTAAAATAGATATAAGTGATTTACCAGCACTAATTGGAACCTTTGCGTTCGGGCCTATAGCTGGGGTTATAATTGAATTTATGAAAAATGTGCTTCATGGATTATTTGCAAGTACAACAGCTTTTATAGGAGAGTTTGCAAACTTTTTAGTAGGTTCAATGATGGTAATAACTGCTGGGCTTATTTACAATAGAAAGAAGGACAAGAAGTGTGCAGTTATAGCATTAATTGCAGGCACATTAGTCATGAGTTTGGGTGCAGCTATAGTGAATCTTTTGGTGTTATTGCCAATGTATGAAAAAGTATTAGGATTTCCTATAAGTTCAGTAATAGGTATGAGTTCTAAAGTAAACCCAAAGGTTATAAATTTAGGTACACTTATAATTTGGGCTATAATTCCTTTTAACTTAATAAAGGGAGCTATAGTATGTGTTATGACTAGATTGGTATATAAAAGTGTTTCTCCAATACTACACAAGGAACAAATAAAAATAGCAAATGAGGATTTTGAAAAAAATATCAACAATAGTATAGGAAATAAATAA
- a CDS encoding lysophospholipid acyltransferase family protein, which yields MITFLKITVFIFYMIGAIFKTIKLSFLKKFSSGDKYNRYLNKSVYKWGKFSVDLVGVKLNIEGEENIPNEACLFVSNHQSNVDIPCLIAGINRPMGFISKKELIKAPVISTWMKAIHCVFMDRKNVRESLKSIQEGVNILKNGNNMVIFPEGTRSKSSAVGEFKKGSMKLATKAGVMVVPVTIDGTYKAWEGNGGKGLIPADVTIKIHKGIKVRELDREQKATLAEDVRKIILSGIER from the coding sequence ATGATAACTTTTTTAAAAATAACAGTTTTTATATTTTATATGATAGGAGCAATTTTTAAAACAATTAAACTTAGTTTTTTAAAGAAATTTTCTTCTGGGGACAAGTATAACAGATATTTAAATAAATCAGTTTATAAATGGGGAAAATTTTCAGTTGATTTAGTGGGAGTTAAACTTAATATTGAGGGAGAAGAAAACATACCAAATGAAGCATGCTTATTTGTTTCTAATCACCAGAGTAATGTAGATATACCGTGTCTAATTGCAGGAATCAATAGACCTATGGGTTTTATATCTAAAAAAGAGCTAATAAAAGCTCCAGTTATATCTACATGGATGAAAGCAATACATTGTGTATTTATGGATAGAAAAAATGTTAGAGAGTCTTTGAAGTCCATACAAGAGGGAGTAAACATATTGAAAAATGGCAATAATATGGTTATATTCCCAGAGGGAACTAGAAGTAAAAGCAGTGCCGTAGGAGAATTTAAAAAAGGAAGTATGAAATTGGCTACTAAGGCAGGGGTTATGGTAGTGCCTGTTACAATTGATGGGACATATAAGGCATGGGAAGGAAATGGTGGAAAAGGTCTTATTCCGGCAGATGTAACAATTAAAATACATAAAGGTATAAAGGTTAGAGAATTAGATAGAGAACAAAAAGCTACCTTAGCTGAGGACGTTAGAAAGATTATATTAAGTGGAATAGAAAGATAG
- the pckA gene encoding phosphoenolpyruvate carboxykinase (ATP), with translation MSFVDELKELKIQTTKNIFRNLSVPQLVEKALERGEGRLSSKGSLVVETGKYTGRSPKDRFIVKQKSTENRINWGEVNLPTTEEVFNNLYNKVMEYLKDKDLFVFDGYVGAMKEYSLPIRVVNELASQAIFSNQLFRRLNKDELQNHKPEFTIIAVPEFKANAEEDKINSEAFILVNFDKKIVLIGGTKYSGEIKKSVFSVMNFLMPDKGVFPMHCSANIGEAGDTSIFFGLSGTGKTTLSADPERLLIGDDEHGWCDKGTFNFEGGCYAKTIRLDKEKEWEIYEALKFGSVLENVILDEEGNPDYDNGSLTENTRGAYPVDYIKNVKLDGIGGQPNTVIFLTADAFGVIPPISKLSKEAAMYHFMSGYTSKVAGTERGITEPKATFSACFGEPFMLMNPSVYAELLGEKIEKYNTDVYLVNTGWIAGGYGVGPRMNLKYTRAMVKAAIQGQLKNVEYEEHPVLKVLMPKECPNVPTELLNPKNTWENKDAYDKKAKELAEKFQNNFKKFKNVPDEIKKAAPIV, from the coding sequence ATGAGTTTCGTAGATGAGTTAAAAGAATTAAAAATACAAACAACAAAAAATATATTTAGAAATTTATCAGTACCTCAGCTAGTGGAGAAAGCATTAGAAAGAGGAGAAGGAAGACTATCAAGTAAGGGTTCTTTAGTTGTGGAGACAGGAAAATATACTGGAAGATCCCCTAAAGACAGATTCATAGTTAAACAAAAAAGTACAGAGAATAGAATTAATTGGGGAGAAGTTAACTTACCAACTACGGAAGAGGTTTTTAACAACTTATATAATAAAGTTATGGAATATTTAAAAGACAAAGATTTATTTGTTTTTGATGGATATGTAGGTGCTATGAAGGAATACAGCCTTCCTATAAGAGTTGTAAACGAATTAGCGTCTCAAGCTATATTTTCAAATCAATTATTTAGAAGACTAAATAAGGACGAGCTTCAAAATCATAAACCAGAGTTTACAATTATAGCTGTACCAGAATTTAAAGCTAATGCTGAAGAAGATAAGATAAATTCAGAGGCATTTATTTTAGTGAATTTTGATAAAAAAATAGTATTGATCGGTGGAACAAAGTATAGTGGAGAAATAAAGAAATCAGTGTTCTCTGTAATGAATTTCTTAATGCCAGACAAGGGAGTATTCCCAATGCACTGTTCAGCTAACATAGGAGAAGCTGGTGACACTTCTATATTCTTCGGATTATCTGGTACAGGAAAAACCACTTTATCAGCAGATCCAGAAAGATTATTAATTGGTGATGATGAGCATGGATGGTGTGATAAAGGAACATTCAACTTTGAAGGTGGATGCTACGCTAAAACTATAAGATTAGATAAGGAAAAAGAATGGGAAATATATGAGGCATTAAAATTTGGTTCTGTTTTAGAAAATGTTATCTTAGATGAAGAAGGTAATCCAGATTATGACAATGGATCTCTTACAGAAAATACAAGAGGAGCATATCCTGTTGATTATATAAAAAATGTAAAATTAGATGGTATCGGTGGACAACCTAATACGGTTATATTTTTAACAGCTGATGCTTTTGGAGTTATACCTCCTATATCAAAATTATCTAAAGAAGCTGCTATGTATCATTTTATGTCAGGTTATACAAGCAAGGTTGCTGGTACTGAAAGAGGAATAACTGAGCCAAAGGCTACTTTCTCAGCTTGTTTTGGAGAGCCATTTATGCTTATGAACCCATCAGTATATGCAGAACTTTTAGGAGAAAAGATTGAAAAATATAATACTGATGTATATTTAGTTAACACAGGATGGATAGCTGGAGGATATGGAGTAGGACCAAGAATGAATTTAAAATATACTAGAGCTATGGTCAAAGCTGCTATTCAAGGACAATTAAAAAATGTAGAATATGAAGAACATCCAGTGCTAAAAGTTCTTATGCCAAAGGAATGTCCAAATGTTCCAACGGAGCTATTAAATCCTAAAAATACTTGGGAAAATAAAGATGCATATGATAAAAAAGCTAAGGAACTAGCAGAAAAATTCCAAAATAACTTTAAAAAATTTAAAAATGTACCAGATGAAATAAAAAAAGCTGCTCCGATAGTATAG